Part of the Sarcophilus harrisii chromosome X, mSarHar1.11, whole genome shotgun sequence genome is shown below.
AGTGTTTAAACCCTGACTACTCAAGGAATAGTCAATTTAGAGCAAGACCTGGGGTGACATTTTACCCAAAGTAGACAAAGCTGCTCCCCTTACTAAAGGAATGGATAGATTAGATAGGACTTGCCCATTCTTCCCCCAAAAGccttagtcatttttatttcccaaaaCCAACCTGCCTGCCAACTAAAATGTCTCTGGAGGAATAAGATGGAAAACAAAATAGGGGCTTTCACCCAATCTTCCATCAGCATTGCTTGCAAAGTTAACATGTGAGCTTCTTGAGTCAAAGAAGCCTTTCTCATGTAGTCTCTCTCCCCCTGATTTTATAACACCTAAAACAGAGCTATACGTGGATAAAATGGACACTCTTAACTGCCAAAGGTGTGCAGTTGAGTTACCCATTCTATGGCCCATTTCTTCCAAGACAACAGTTAATAGCTTTGGACTTGAGAAAGAATGGCTTTAGTacatgaactagaaaaaaaaaaggaatcctaGTGTAGAAGATCCTATGCTGGTCCTGAAGTTAATAAAACCAGGgttcgaatccagcctcagatgctggGCTGAGTCACTGAACAAGTAAATTCAATAAGCTCAGCCCaggtttcttttataaaataaaaaaaagcaccTATTTtactagggttgttgtgaatgtcaaataaaataaatcaagaactttataaactttaaaatacatggctttttgttcttctttgtgatccctttcggggttttcttggcaaagatactggaatggtttaccatttccttttccaactcattttacaattaaggaaactgaagcaaacgggggaagtgacttgctcaggatcacacagttcaGATgcatctgaggttagatttgaactccaggcctggcactcttcTCTGCTTCAGGATCATTTTGCTGCCCTAAAGATAGATGCCTATGTacatattttgttctatttagGGTAGCAGCTAACTCTCACATATCCTTGGTAAAATTTCACCAACTtgtttcaggccaattccaatagatttgtgatggatagagccatttgcatccagaaagaggactgtggggactaaatatggatcacgatgtagtattttcacttttttgttgtttgcttgctttttgttttctttctcatttttttcctttctgatctgatttttcttgtgcagcatgataaatggggaaatatgtgtagaagaattgcacattccAGATATCTAGACCTCCCCTAgcagtctaggggaggggtgaggagaagggaaggagaaaattttggaacacaaggttttgcaagggtgaatattgaaaactatctttgcatatatttttaaaataaaaagctattatttaataagaaaaaaaagttagccaACTGCAGATTTGGAGCAAGGGCCAATGGTGAAAATACTAACAAGAACAAAAGGACATGGGAAAAAACCAGGAAGGTATTATTCAAACTTGAGGGGTGGCATggtatggggtcttgtaactgaatgtaggggttgtgaaattatgtttattttcagtaaatgtttgatttgtagatgcctatatttgtgtgtgtgtatttgaatatacctatatacctggggtcatgtaaaaatgttttaggtgaaaaggggtcatgagaaATAATTgtctggacatgtatacatatattgtatttaacttatacttcaacacatttaacatgtctacctgccatctcggggagtgagtggggggaagaaggggaaaagttggaacaaaaggtcttgcaattgtcaatgctgaaaaattacccatgcatatatcttgtaaataaaaagctataataaaaaaaatttcttcatctgaaaaaaaaaaaaagaaaaggggttaggagggggaaaagaagagctGACTTAGTGGATAAAGTgtccagatttggagtcagaaagttctGGAGACAAGGTCTCACCTTTATCATGTACTCAAAAATCTAAAGGTTACTTAATAGTATGGATCCTCTCCACATATATGCCACTTTCAAAGAGGCATATGGAAGGACATTCAAGGCCATAATTAGATATACAGCAATGATTTGGTAtaactttttgggaaaaaaaaacccttttttttcaggctttaaagaaaaaaatcttggtaGATTGGAAATTGGTAAAACTCAGTTTTCTACTCTTTGGTAGAAACACTTGGGATGACAATGAAAGTTGACCTAAGTCAAGAATGCAGATTCAGAAGCAATAAATAACATCAGTtctttaatacctttttattgttgACTCACATCCGCAAGGGTCTTGCTATAATTAAGTAAGTAGTCTTAGTTTGGACACCTAGAAAGCGAAACAGTTAAGAGAGCTCACAACACATAAGAACCACAAGATGGCATAGATTGACCAGAACTAGtgggttggttttgtttgtttgttttgtataatCTCCTTGTAGAAGGAATATAGCAAGGGAAGTTGTACATCATAAAAAATTCTCAATCCTGTTTTATGGTCCCAGAAAATGAGACCTGAAATGCAGGCAGTTTATGAAAATAAGAGGCAACTTCATTAATCCACTGTTTGGGAAGTTACAGGTATGCTATTGTTTCATGCAAGTTTGAACTGGGGAAAAAGAATAGTAGAATTTCTTTGCCATCCACACTGTTCAGTCTTCACATGCAAAATCACACTTttagaaattacaaataaaataagtacACCCATCTACTCTACTCTCTCCCCCCAACTCCCATTACTTCTAGACTTCTTATCAGAACACTTACACCCTATATAGTGAAAAGTTATAGCAGCATTTCTATGCACAATAAACACTTCAACAAGAACTTAAAGAACCTAGAGCTGCTGAAGAACAACCAGAAAAAGCATTAGCTGCccttgttattaaaaaaaaaaaatcacatttttcaaACTGTGACTTCAAAAACTCCACAAAGATGTCAACTTCATAAACTACAGCTGAcaaggctgatttttttttaagttggtcACAACTGATTTCACAGCATTTACGATATATCTGGCACTAATACCAAACATATCAAGCAATTCTGCAGGTTTTCCACTTCGAGGCACCCCAGACACTGCCAGCTGATGAACAGTGATGTCAGACATACCAGAAACAGCTGCACACACAGCTTCCCCAATACCAcctagaaaacagagaaaaagtcaGCTTAAGAACATAACAAAATGTCTCAGCTTCTATAGAGACTACTCTATTCATTACTATTCTGACATATCACCTGGGAGAATGTTAGAAATAGAAGGGACAGAGGTACTATGTAGATAGCATTTCAAATTCTAGGAGCAAGTTCACTTTGTTGAAATCTTGACTCTATATTGCCTAgtagatggggggtgggggggagaggggactGATAATCAAGTTTCCAGAATAGTGATCAGTGAAGAAAGGCCTGGACCcagtttaacattttttttaattcgaGGAATTAGTGTTTTCATCAGTCTCCAAAATCAACATTAGTTCTAGATTTTTTGTCTGACCATTTATAGGCTAGAAATTGATCTCCTATATGTTCCCTTGAAAGTCCATTATTTGCTTTATTGACCTTAAAGTTGTAGTACTATTCCCATACACAGTATCACTTTATCAAAAAGTTCTTCAGACAGGCACATGAGTGAAAATGCTTCAATCAATCACTCACCTTCTTTATAATGATCCTCGACAGTAATAATATGCCCCTCTGTGACTCTGGCACTAGAAAGGATTGTGGCACGATCCAAGGGCTTGATGGTGAATAGGTCAATTACTCGAATAGAAATGCCTGAAAGACCAAAAGGGGAGCTAAGAGATACAGTCAGTATATTTAGGgaatgaggaaagtgaaaataaaaagatcagcCAAGGCATTCAGGCACAAAATCTTATTATCTTTACTCAGATGTGTaacataattctttaaaaaaaattctgtgtgtAATATAATTCTCAATTCTTAATATATTACCTTCTTTAGAAAGTTCCACAGCAGCTGCTAAAGCTTCATGGAGCGTAACTCCAGCTCCAATAACTGTGGCTTTGTCATCTGCACTCTGATAGATCACCtggcaaaaatgttaaaaaacagAAGGGGCACAAGTTAGGATATAGATGGCATCTTACATTCTAGaaggcttttgttttgtttcttttaactttatttttggttccaaattctttttcttcctccacctcctcctgtAATTTGACTGAAACTTGGCTTTTCCCTGAAACTCTTGCCATTCAAGCCTTCAATTTTCCCTCTCCATTGTTCCCTTTGTCTACAAAGATGCTCAGGTCTTCCTTATGCTGAAATACAGACCCCTACCCACATACACCAAAAACCTGAGGAAACATAGGGTAATCCACCTCACTCCCTTTCTAATTGCCAAACTTCTAGAAAGACACCTCTTTATTTGCTGCTTCCACATATTTCTCTTCAAAATGACAGcactaaaaagaaattttcactgtggttttttcccccaattttgtGGGGCTACTGCTCAGTTTATCCTTGCTATCTGCTCATTTAATTGCAGAAACCTGTGATCTATTGGAATCAAGAATCTGGATCTTGCAATATTTAGTTGTAACATGAGTATTTGATTCATATTGGGCCATTCATTCCATAGTTTGGGGATATACTtgtcttttttgaaaatcagtcctttttgtctttctaaaaattctgccttttttatatagcacttaagcCACCCATGACCATACATCTATATTCATGTTGTTGTATGTTTTGATTTTCTCTCacttgtgtacacacacacacatacatacacacacatatatatatacacttacttTAAACTCATAACCTGTTACATGAATTCACATCCTAAATCATTATCAAACAATTTATCTCTTAGATgggttaaaatataaaatctgtggTAGCAGAAACAAATGTAGATCCTCTGAATGACAGGCACCATCTCTAtataaacaaaagttaaaaacatGTGCACCACATACAGGTTGAGCTAAAGGTAACATACTACAAAAATTAGAATTAGCACGAATCTTAAGTGCTAAATCAAATATTTAGGCTACAGATGTCAAGCCCCAGTGTGGCCCATTTGTCTATAACACTCCCAAGTGCcactgaaccagattaaaatataaatgtgaaatgctttttaaagtataaaaacatataaataacactacacttaaaaaaaaaaagatcaataggCAACTACAGGGATCTTTGTGTACAGATTTAAGTTGGACACCACTGATTTAGGGTATTGTTTTTAAGCTGCCTACTGGTAAGCAATGGActctataaaaatgcttttttatagcAATTCTAAAAACAGTCAACTGACTTTTTAGCAATAGACTGGAGTACTGGCATAAATAATAGTCAGCTCTGAAACAAATGAAGCAAACATCTGAATGTGTTAACCCTTTGGAAGCTGCtacagacaaggaaaatgagTCCTCAGGGATGCTGCTTAGTTAGAATTCAACTAGTAGACTAGTCTTGTGagcaatttggaaaataaaagaactgTTCAATTCAAGCTAGAGTTAACATTATTCACTTGAATGATGTCCCTCCTCCATGAGGAGAAACAACGGATGGCTTGCTGCAATGAGGAAAAGTAGTCAGTTTTCAGAACAGAAAGGATAAGGCACAGGAGAGAATGAAGTACAGAAAACCATCCacatgaaaagaagagaaaataagggagaacttaaagccttttttttttaccttggccTGTCCAATCTTAAAGTTTTCAAAGGGAGAATAAATAACTGAAGTATCTGGTCTGCTGGTTCGGATGAAGCACATTCcctaaagtaaatataaaaacaagagtttatatttcagaaatcaaagttataaattcttttaaaaaattattaattagaaagaaaaaggtgggggggagggggaagaacaaGTTAGTAAGAGTTAATGCCAATCTCTTCTAATGAAGGAAGTCTGTATTCTGGGCAAAAAAACTGACAAGGAAAGATCTAATTAAAGTCATTACTACAATGACCTTTCCATTCAGACACAAAACAAAGGAGGCACCCAGTTAATTTCATCAGAGATAAGCTTTACATGCTAAAATATCTACTGGAACTGACAGATATACCTGAGATACTCTGTGTTATATCTGCAAGTCTTTCATGAGGCAGCCTTCCTCCTTTAGGGATGGGGAACTGGATGGAAACTCAGCAAATACAATTCAGACAAGATGGATGTGAAAAACACTTTTACCATCACTAAGGTAATTCTGGGACAAGTTAGCATGACTTGACTCCTCTCACCAAAATGaagcattattattaatattaattaattaatatatctaTTAATATCCTCACACATCACAATAAAGAAGCCCAAGATATTTAAGAGCTCAATATTCAGTCTAGCACTTCAAAAGTCTCTAGTATATTCTCATTCCTCAAACACTATTGTTTAAAAGCTGCTGTGGCTCAATGGTTAATTCCCCTCTCCAACTCTCCAAATTTAGCTTGGCTGGTCCTCAAACAAGAAACCTACCCTCCATGGTTGGGCCCAGTTCAATGACATCAACAATTTGTGCTCCACTGCCAGAGCCTTTGAGAATTAAGTCAAAAACCACCGAGTCCATAATAAAGACTTCGGTGGAAGAAGTGCTCAAtcttaataatttgtttttagcaATGAGAATATGAAATGTTTGTATATCTGTGTTCTTCGTTTAATTGCTTAGGCTTCTAGTCATATAATCAaccaaatcaataagcatttattaactatttactatgtgccaagttctGTACCAAGCATTAGATACACAAAGAAGGGCAAAACCTCAAAAAACAGTtgctgccttcaaggagcttcctaATCAGCTGGGAAACAACATAGAAATAAGTACATACAATGCTCAGTGTTAGTAATCCATTAGATTGCAAATtacaggaaaatgaaataaatcaatgCCAACTACAAAGCATGTCTCATCTACAAGGCCCTCAAATGTGGCGATTTGACTGCCTTATGGAGACAAAATCTAATCCCAAATTAGTAACAGAGACCAGAAGGGCAACATGGTACAGTGGGAAAAGCATTATTAAATGGAAGGTAagaggtcctggattcaaatcccagctcaatCACTTACTACTTCCAAGTGACAAGTTATTTTAcctcactgggcctcagtttcatctgtgtaaaatgagagggccAGTCTAAATGAACTCTCAAGGTCCCTTCTTACTTAACCTGTGATCCTAAGAAGCATCTTCTGCCTAAGCCAGTATCGTTCTAAATCAAGGGTTTCTTTTATGAGAGTTAAGTAAAGCCTcaggatgtttttaaatgcataaaataaatcatatatgattaaaaaagaaatcaattatattgaaataggttattgaaatatttttaaaacaagtccacaaacctcaggttaagaacctctgctaTAAATATACCTTGGTATTGGCAGCCAAATGAACAGCATATTCTGTAGAAACAGCATCACTTGGATAGAAAACAGTGCAATTGGGAACAGTTCTGAACATGGCCAgatcctccagagccatctgggagGGCCCATCTTCACCTGAGAGGAATCATAAGAAAAAGAGAACTTAGCTCAGGCCAGCACCAACCATTTCAATCCAATTCTCCAAATAATGTATTATATGTGGAATGCACAGTGCCAGGGATATACAGAGGCCAGATCTGTTCAGGTCTCAAGCTTTCATTATTTATAGTCTTCCTGCCTCACAAGTAGGGTTACCTTCTTTCTCTTCAATAAGCTAACTTCTCTCTAGCCCTTCATGGAAATAATGGAAGGGGATAACCATCTAAACTACTGTACCATCTGAGCTTCACaagataacttttttaaaaaaaataatgcacaACCCCTGTGCAAGATCAGAATCTGATCTAAGTAGACACATAGCCCCAATTACTGGCCACCTCTGCCTCTAATATAATCAAGCTCAGGGAGAGTTTCTAGGCAAACTTTTTAAAAccacttttaagttttaaaactACTTAGAAACCCAGTTTgcttctgaaataatttttttggagatatatacataaatcttCAAGTGCTAGATAAAAGTTAActaatatcatcatcattgttgttatGATCAACTCCATGATTATATGGTCTACACCAGTCATTACTGGTTATTGCTCACCAAGGAGTGATCACCTAAATCACCAAATTCATCGTCATTATTTTGGCTCACTCTGAGACACTTGACGCTGAACATTCACGTCTCCTTGAATTGTGATCCCTCACAGCTCACACTTCTTTAGCATTTCTTGGAAGTATTATCTCTACACATTATCTACATATGAATTTTCACAAGTTGGTACACTGGGTATAGTAGAAAAAGATAACCATGTTTGAGATCAAAGGGCCTCTTTTGAACCTCAGCTCCATAAGACCGGGCATATCACCTTCATGTCTCTGGGCTGGGCTGGACTAGATTAGATGTGCTctcagatcccttccagctctaagtcccATGTTATTATTAAAGCACCCATTTTCTCTTATGTCATTCCCTTGCTTAAGCCTACAACGTCTATTTATTGTCTGTCACACATTTACGTGCAAACTCGTCTGCTTGGTTTTCTAGAGCCACCCTTATTGGACTCTATCCTACCAGACACATATTTATCATTCCAATAAGGCTGGTCTCCTCAGTGTCCTCCTAAAACACCATATTCATCTCTATGCCATTGCTAATGTTATTTTCCCCACCTGGGTGGCTACCCTTCTCCCTTTAGCTAAAGCCTTGTAGACCTAGCTCAAACTCCATCTCCTCTGTCCTATATTGATCTCTTTCATGTACTTACAATCCATCCCTTAGCTTTACCTTAACTTAGGTAGATTCTTAAGCATGAGACttatcccattttttttctatccattcACAGGATCTAGCACAACAATAGTCATATATGGCACCTAATAAATACAGGCTAATTTATAATTCCTGAAGCTGAAAACAGTGAAACAGGCTGTCTAATGGGCTGCCTGTAGTTTGATGAGCCAAGATCACATGACCTCTTCTTTCAAAAGACTTATTTAAAACATAAGAGGTTACATGGTAAAGTAGATAGAAATTGGCCTTGTAGTCAGCTCAAGTCTTGCCTCTTACACATACTAGCTGCATAATACTGAACAAATGGCAGAACTAGAGACTCATCTAGGATACTGAGAGGTTATCAGTTATAGATCAGCAGCAGCTGATCTGTATCTGTGGAGAGAGTTTTCACACCAGAAGTTCCCTACATCATTGGGATGTAGGTCTGGACCCTGTACCATCTCCACTCCCACACAAAAACAAGTACAAAACATATTCAGACTCATGGTTTTATGGACATACTTTACAATAATTAATTCTCTGTAACTAAGAGTAAAAAACAATGAACAGATAGAATTCTGATTAGGTATGAGACAGTTCATACCAATGGAGACGCCACAGTGGGAACCACTAAGGTTGATATTAGTTTGAGAGATGGCTCCCATCCTGATATGATCAAAAGCTCTGGTAAAGAAGGCACCAAAGGTGCTGGCAAACACAATGGTCCGGTTTCGAGTGGCACAGCCCAATGCCACGCTTACCTATAACAGAGAAAGCAATGAGTTAGGAGACGAGAGTAACTCATGTCCTCTGAGAGCTACCTGCAGCAACTGACACACTCACCATGTTCTGCTCAGCAATAAAGCACTCGATGAAGCGTTCTGGATGCTCCTTCTTAAACAGCTCTGAAAAAGTGGAATTTTTCGTGTCTCCATCTAAAGCAATCACACGATCATTTACACGGCCTAGCTTAGCCAGGGCAGCACCATAGGCTTTTCTGGTGGCCACCTAGAAGAAAAAGGGTGATAAATTACAGATGTACAGCGAGGGGACTTTGCCAAGAGACTAAATCTGTTAGTAAATCCCCATCTAGGAAAAAAGTGGTGGTGGACTCCTTGACATACAAAATAAGCACAattgttttatttcactttttacttCAAATAGGATTCTGACATATGAACCTCAAAACTCCCATGCTGCAAAAACTGCAGGATCACTATCAATATTGGTTTTGATCCCCTGATTCAACACAATTAATTCATCAAGTATTAAATGTAGTGGAGAGACTATAGGATCTGGGGTGTGAGGACATGGGTTTAAACTACCATGTTCAAAGCCCTGTTACTTACTAATTGTGAACTTAGGTcagtttcttcccttctctggagggttccttccagctctaagtgcCTACTACGTGCAAGACACTGTAGCAGGCATTGAGGATTTAGAGGCAAATAAGGGACAATACAGGTCCCCTGCTctagaacccagcttcttaaactgtggaccACTAGTCTATATGGGGtcctgtaactgaatgtgagggtcacaaaattatgatttattatcagtaaatgttttatttgcataCCTATGTACCCAGAGTCAtgttaaaatttcttgggtaaaaaggagTTACGAGTAGAAAAACTTTAAGATGCCCTGCTCCAGAGGAGCTTACAGTAAACTTGGGGCTATAGCATGTCAACAGATAATATTCCTCCAGATCAGCCAAGGAGGGAAAGAACACTAGCAAGCAGAAGAGAAATCCAGAAAGGCTTTCTGAAGAGCtatgagtcagaaagaccaaaaCAGAGCCCCAAGTATCTTAGCAGTTCACAAATGCATGTGAACAGGTTCTAGGTCCAAGGTGAAAATAGGACACTACCAAGCAGCAAGAATGCAGAAATTCTTCCATATAAAGACATTTCAAAGTCAAGTAAATAGGACCACACAGAATAAATACTAGACtgtaagagagagggaaaggctATTTTTATTGCTCATAAACCAGTATTGAAAGAGCCTAGTGAATACTTCATGAGACTATTTACAAgacaaatgaagaattttaattttaactttgtgACTTAGTTTATTACCACTAATCCTTAAAAACTATCATCCTAGCTTACCTTGTCCCCAATTTGGTAGGCAGGTAGAGAAGGCATCTTCACATTCATGATATTGATCTCAGGGACATCTTCCACAGGTGGTTGAGGAATCAGGTTCTTATTACTCTGTATCTGGCTCTCAATGGCTTTAAGAATGAAATCCACTTTGTCCTTTGGCATAGGTTTGCCATGCCAGTCTTCTTCGTCTTCAATGCCTAGAATCAAGCAATAAACACAGATCAGCAAAGTGAACAAAGACAAAGCATCAATGTTAGAAAGTGATGGGCCCTCAACAGTCAGCTGGTCTGTTTTCAAGTTTAGTTCACTAAACATTTCTCTATCACTGAGGCTTAAAAGCTTGGTGGCAATATGAGCAATCATTTCTGGCAGCAGCTGGTAATTGAGAAAAGAGCTTGCCAAAGTAACAGAAAACTCTGTGCATTGCTCAGCAACAAAATCTTGCCACTCCTAGCAGTGGCAAGAGTTGTAGGTTTGGAATCCAAAGGGTGTGAATTCTAAACCCAACTTTGCCGCTTACCATCCTTAAGACCTTGGGCAAATGCTGGGCTGCTGTGAAATTCAAATGTGAATGTATGCAAATAAAGCTCTTGGTAAATTATAAATCATTACATAACAACATGTGCATTTCTTACCCACCAGGGGTCAAAGCTCCCAACAGCCCATTTCAGTTACAGCAGGCAGTCAACCACTCCCGATGCTTGCTTACTATGTTAATAGGTTAATAAGTTCACCATGTGCTATGCTCAAAGAAAGTTCCTGCCCCccagaagctcacattctaatgcggaagacaatatgcaaacaactaggtacatacaagatattTCCAGAGTAGAAGAAAGGCAATCTCAGAGGGAGGACAGTAATAGTTTGAGGTGAAGAGTAGACTTGAAAAGAAGATAGGATTGAGCAGAGTCTTGCAgtaaaaagagaaatcaagaaaaaagatggagcagagcattccaggcatgaaaaACAAGTAGTGAAGAGGCAGAGTTGGGGAAATGGGTCTAGGTTGCCAGAAGGCTTTATTTTTGAATATAGGGAAGCCACTGGAGCTTATTAAGTAATGGTGACATGGCCAAACCCATACTTTAGATCATTTCTAGAGTTGGGAGACCTGAAGCAGCAAGGAGGCCATCACAAGGGTGTAGGCCAGAGGTGCAAAGAGCCCGAGCCAGAATGTACACAGTGGGCGTACAATACCCACGCCATTTTGTAGTGTTTCTGGGTTCCCAGGTGAAGGACCAAGTGAGAGGTGGAGGGAGGTGAGGAGGGGAGTGACTTTCCCTCGAAGTCAGAGAGACCTGCATTCAAGTCCACTTCTGACGCGTCCTAGTCGTGTGACTCAGTGTTCCAGGCAACTTTTACTCTCTATAGTAAATTTTTTTGATGCTGCTTTTTTAATGTCAGTCATTTCTGGAAATATGTCCCTACACTGAAGTAAAAACATTGGCCAAGGTTGCCAATGCTTCACCATTCTGACCCAAGAGTCCCCCACCCTTCTTCCCAGAAGAGATATGTTTTATTATCTGTTCTCCAGGTACCTGACTAAGATGAGTAAGTGATCTATATTAGTGAAGGGAATTTCCACACTAGGAATACCCTACTCATATGAAATACAAGTTtgtatgaaaaaaatcattctctctACTTAAATACATAGAGTAGCCTCTGAGTTCAAGGAACTGAGTTTGCACAGGAACATGTCCTCGCACTTTAGAAATGAGAAGATATCACCAGCTTATTGCAAGTCTAGGAAATCCACAGTCACAAAGTAAAATTGGTCATTCATCCATGAACAACACTGCTTATTCATTCAGCCCACGTCAACGTCAGTGTCAAACTTGTGTCGGTTCTCTCCTGCCGTGGGGTTAGAGGGAGCATTTGCTTACTTGGAATACCACGGCCTTTGAAGGTCTTAGCAACTATAGCAGTAGGTTGGTTCTTCACTTGAGTTGCCTGCCAAAAGATTTCACATAGCTGCTCCACATCATGGCCATCCACAACATAGGTGTTCCACCTAGCAAAAGACAATTGGTTATAGAAGATCTCTTTGGAGATTTAAGGAGAGCAAACGGGATTCTCTTTAGCATTTCCCACTCAGCTGTTTTTCTGGACCTCATCCCATTTAAAAACTGGTTATTCTGCAAGATGAAATCAACTCTGAAATTTCACTCTCTCTCAGCACCCCCTGCTCCTGAGACTTTTCTATCCTtatt
Proteins encoded:
- the TKTL1 gene encoding transketolase-like protein 1, which encodes MASYRQPSEETLQALRDMANRLRIHSIQATCASNSGHPTSCCSAAEIMSVLFFYTMKYKPTEPGNPSNDRFILSKGHAAPILYAAWAEAGDVNRADLLNLRKIDCDLEGHPTPRLSFVDVATGSLGQGLGAACGMAYTGKYFDKASYRVYCLMGDGESSEGSVWEALAFASHYKLDNLVAIFDVNRLGQSEAAPLQHCTEIYQKRCEAFGWNTYVVDGHDVEQLCEIFWQATQVKNQPTAIVAKTFKGRGIPSIEDEEDWHGKPMPKDKVDFILKAIESQIQSNKNLIPQPPVEDVPEINIMNVKMPSLPAYQIGDKVATRKAYGAALAKLGRVNDRVIALDGDTKNSTFSELFKKEHPERFIECFIAEQNMVSVALGCATRNRTIVFASTFGAFFTRAFDHIRMGAISQTNINLSGSHCGVSIGEDGPSQMALEDLAMFRTVPNCTVFYPSDAVSTEYAVHLAANTKGMCFIRTSRPDTSVIYSPFENFKIGQAKVIYQSADDKATVIGAGVTLHEALAAAVELSKEGISIRVIDLFTIKPLDRATILSSARVTEGHIITVEDHYKEGGIGEAVCAAVSGMSDITVHQLAVSGVPRSGKPAELLDMFGISARYIVNAVKSVVTNLKKNQPCQL